In a genomic window of Helianthus annuus cultivar XRQ/B chromosome 10, HanXRQr2.0-SUNRISE, whole genome shotgun sequence:
- the LOC110882636 gene encoding uncharacterized protein LOC110882636 translates to MYVWIDLGGMDSVNTSHGIASDSEILSTLSSSSMSTFRSGETSRNIRCRGRPRLRDRPAGSDIENMPIQRRCYVGPNSNQFHGTNSMNSDVPFVSHSLTSEFVSASPSMHNQRSSCAGVYQDENSSRDVSYWDCGITEYVCPYCKAILWYGKRSVKYLAPSNPTFSTCCGKGKVVLPLLGHAPQPLRRLLQPNGEPRSKVFKENIKLLNSMFSFTSTGGKVCSDVNDGGGSYTYVLNGHNHHRIGTLLPQHIDGRPRFAQLYIYDTENEVDNRLKTVEKCIQSGNDDACIRSLVNYLIRMLNRHNPLVQSFRMAKERFTHFSQQPVRLRLLGTQRRDARQFNLPTVNEVAALIPGDGNPIDCHDIIVEDRGSTNAKRISELHPSYMSLQYPLLFPYGEDDFNLGIPLSNISAESKRKNVSLREYYYFRLMVRMEEGRTLHSSGRLFLIFVVDAYTQVLEHDLQWYKTHQTTIRLELYNGLHDRILEGETNCDSIGRRVVLPASFTGEPRHMIQQHQDAMAICRWAGIPDLFITMTCNPKWREIQRHLHENTVGHLVSERLDIVSRVFKIKLDELMKDIRKKSIILVFLKRFFTQQSFKNVVCHILVFLSQVDKITSPDEIDRFISAELPSESGDPIGFFNVGTHMMHGPCGNLRPSSPCMNDGKCTKGFPKSYCDETFIRNDGWPSYRRRNDSRKVRVGRQDIMLDNQYVVPYNRALLINYINKGQDRATAVLEGQGGRTTFTSLLNHENEIKQYMNCRYISASEACWKIFEFDMHYRLVAVKRLPFHEEGCNRVYFKDYEQISDVLQRTTAAMSKFTEWMAANERHEFGRTLTYAEYPTFFTWHEKERVWEPRKDAEILNYTMKEIEQVLIQSGQSLTSFPNLPQIDHTSKDRFINRLVQFERVYDANEERTRFIKQYAGLNSQQKEVFDSIYSAVQDEAPLQHRHVFEVVDRTLRDVCRDSVAGAEHKVFGGKVVAFGGDFRQILPVVQFGSRSEIVASAINKSPNIWRSCKVFSLTTNMRLRDPSIFGRDLIQMQEFSK, encoded by the exons ATGTACGTTTGGATTG ATCTTGGTGGTATGGATAGTGTTAATACTAGCCATGGTATTGCAAGTGATTCTGAAATATTATCAACACTGTCTTCTTCATCTATGTCCACATTTCGATCTGGTGAAACATCCCGTAATATTAGATGTCGTGGTCGTCCTCGATTACGAGATCGCCCTGCCGGTTCAGACATTGAAAATATGCCAATTCAACGACGTTGTTATG TTGGCCCAAATTCAAATCAATTCCATGGAACTAATTCAATGAATAGTGATGTACCTTTTGTATCACACTCTTTAACTTCGGAGTTTGTTTCAGCATCGCCTTCTATGCACAACCAGAGGTCATCTTGTGCTGGTGTTTACCAAGATGAAAACTCATCAA GAGATGTATCATATTGGGATTGTGGAATTACAGAATATGTATGTCCTTATTGCAAAGCGATCTTGTGGTATGGTAAGAGAAGTGTTAAATATCTTGCACCGTCTAATCCAACTTTCTCTACTTGTTGTGGTAAAGGCAAGGTTGTCTTACCTTTACTTGGGCATGCTCCGCAACCATTGCGACGGCTTTTACAGCCGAATGGTGAACCGCGATCTAAGGTGTTTAAAGAGAATATCAAGCTTCTAAATTCAATGTTTTCGTTTACTTCTACTGGCGGTAAAGTCTGTTCGGATGTTAATGATGGAGGTGGTTCCTATACATATGTGTTGAATGGACATAATCATCATAGGATTGGTACTTTGTTACCTCAGCATATTGATGGACGGCCAAGATTTGCACAACTATACATTTATGACACAGAAAATGAGGTTGACAATCGATTAAAAACAGTGGAGAAGTGTATTCAGTCTGGGAATGATGATGCATGTATTCGAAGTTTAGTTAATTATTTAATTAGAATGCTTAATCGGCACAATCCATTAGTTCAGAGCTTTAGGATGGCCAAAGAAAGATTTACTCACTTTTCGCAGCAACCTGTTAGACTTAGACTGCTTGGTACACAAAGAAGGGATGCGAGACAGTTTAATTTGCCTACGGTCAATGAAGTTGCTGCATTGATTCCGGGTGATGGTAATCCTATAGATTGTCATGATATTATTGTTGAAGACCGTGGTAGTACAAATGCGAAACGTATTTCTGAACTTCATCCCAGTTACATGTCGTTGCAATATCCATTACTTTTCCCGTATGGAGAAGATGATTTTAATCTGGGCATTCCTCTAAGTAATATTAGTGctgaaagtaaaagaaaaaatGTTTCATTGAGAGAATACTATTATTTTCGGTTGATGGTTAGAATGGAAGAAGGTAGAACATTACATAGTTCTGGCCGGTTATTTCTCATATTTGTTGTTGATGCATATACGCAAGTGCTTGAACATGACTTACAATGGTACAAGACTCATCAGACAACAATTCGTTTGGAGTTGTATAATGGGTTGCATGATCGTATATTAGAAGGCGAGACAAACTGTGATTCTATAGGTCGACGTGTTGTGTTGCCAGCGTCCTTCACAGGGGAGCCTAGGCATATGATACAACAACATCAAGATGCGATGGCAATTTGTCGTTGGGCTGGTATTCCGGATCTTTTTATTACCATGACGTGTAACCCAAAATGGCGTGAAATTCAACGGCATTTGCATGAAAACACAGTGGGTCACTTAGTATCTGAAAGACTTGATATTGTTTCACGGGTATTTAAGATCAAACTTGATGAGCTCATGAAAGACATAAGGAAAAAAAGCATCATTTTGGTGTTCCTAAAGCGG TTCTTTACACAACAGAGTTTCAAAAACGTGGTCTGCCACATTCTTGTGTTTCTTAGTCAAGTTGATAAAATTACTTCACCGGATGAAATTGATAGATTTATATCTGCTGAGCTGCCTTCTGAATCGGGTGACCCAATTGGTTTTTTTAATGTTGGTACTCATATGATGCATGGTCCATGTGGTAACCTTAGACCTTCGAGCCCTTGTATGAATGATGGCAAATGTACTAAAGGATTTCCGAAGAGTTATTGTGACGAAACTTTTATTAGAAATGATGGGTGGCCGTCGTATCGACGACGTAATGACTCACGTAAAGTTCGTGTTGGTCGGCAAGATATTATGCTAGATAATCAATATGTTGTTCCTTATAATCGTGCGTTGCTTATAAA CTATATTAACAAAGGTCAAGATCGTGCTACCGCTGTATTGGAAGGTCAAGGTGGGAGAACAACATTTACATCACTTTTAAATCATGAAAATGAGATTAAGCAGTACATGAACTGTAGGTATATTTCAGCATCAGAGGCGTGTTGGAAGATATTTGAGTTTGACATGCATTATCGTTTAGTGGCTGTTAAAAGACTCCCATTTCATGAAGAAGGGTGTAATAGAGTATATTTTAAGGATTATGAACAAATTTCTGATGTTTTACAACGAACAACAGCTGCAATGTCAAAGTTTACTGAGTGGATGGCTGCAAATGAAAGGCATGAGTTTGGCCGGACATTGACGTATGCCGAATACCCAACTTTTTTTACATGGCATGAGAAGGAAAGAGTGTGGGAGCCCCGTAAAG ATGCTGAAATATTGAATTATACTATGAAAgagattgaacaagtgttgattCAGAGTGGCCAGTCGTTGACTTCCTTTCCAAACTTACCCCAGATTGACCATACTTCGAAAGATAGATTTATCAACAGGTTAGTTCAATTTGAGAGAGTGTATGATGCTAATGAGGAAAGGACACGTTTTATTAAGCAATACGCTGGGTTGAATAGTCAACAAAAAGAAGTGTTTGATAGTATATATTCTGCTGTTCAG GATGAAGCACCTCTACAACATCGCCATGTTTTTGAAGTTGTTGATCGAACATTGAGGGATGTGTGTCGAGACAGCGTGGCTGGTGCTGAGCATAAAGTATTTGGTGGAAAGGTTGTGGCGTTTGGTGGTGACTTTCGGCAGATTCTTCCTGTTGTTCAGTTTGGTTCACGAAGTGAAATTGTTGCTTCAGCTATTAACAAGTCGCCAAATATATGGAGGTCATGTAAAGTGTTTTCTTTAACAACTAACATGCGTTTACGTGATCCAAGTATTTTTGGTAGGGATCTTATTCAAATGCAGGAATTTAGTAAATGA